The Erigeron canadensis isolate Cc75 chromosome 4, C_canadensis_v1, whole genome shotgun sequence genome window below encodes:
- the LOC122596417 gene encoding probable 1-acyl-sn-glycerol-3-phosphate acyltransferase 5 — MEVNSNRSETCVLTPLRFLRGVCCLIVLLSTAFVILVYCGFHTAVIVRLFSIHYSRKTTAFFFGSWLALWPLLFEKINKTKVVFSGETVPAKERVLIIANHRTEVDWMYLWDFALRKGRLGYIKYVLKSSLMKLPVFGWAFQILEFISVARKWEIDESPMRHMLSTFKNYQDPLWLVVFPEGTDFTEQKCIRSQKFASENDLPILHNVLLPKTKGFTACFDELRGCLDAVYDITIGYKNRCPTFLDNAFGVAPSEVHIHVQRIGVNDISTSEEKVSSWLIDRFSIKDKLLSDFYSQGCFPHQGIEGDLPTIPCLVNAFGVITLTSACIFLTIVSSLWFKVYISLVCAYLGSATYFNIRPSPIFTL, encoded by the exons ATGGAAGTTAACAGTAATAGATCAGAAACATGTGTTTTAACTCCATTGAGATTCTTAAGGGGTGTCTGCTGTTTGATAGTGTTGCTTTCTACGGCATTTGTGATTTTAGTGTACTGTGGTTTTCACACAGCTGTTATTGTAAGACTTTTCAGTATCCATTATAGCAGGAAAACGACTGCATTTTTCTTTGGCAGTTGGCTAGCTTTGTGGCCTTTATTGtttgagaaaataaacaaaacaaaggTAGTTTTTTCTGGTGAAACCGTGCCTGCAAAGGAAAGAGTCTTGATCATTGCTAACCATAGAACTGAGGTTGACTGGATGTACTTGTGGGATTTTGCCTTGCGTAAGGGACGGTTAGGGTACATTAAATATGTTCTCAAGAGCAGTTTGATGAAGTTACCTGTATTCGGTTGGGCTTTTCAGATTTTGGAGTTCATTTCAGTGGCAAGAAAGTGGGAAATAGATGAGTCACCTATGCGCCATATGCTTTCAACCTTTAAGAATTATCAAGATCCTCTCTGGCTTGTTGTTTTTCCTGAGGGCACCGACTTCAC CGAACAGAAGTGCATTCGTAGCCAAAAGTTTGCTTCTGAAAACGATCTACCTATCTTACATAATGTCCTGCTCccaaaaacaaagggttttaCTGCTTGTTTTGATGAACTAAGGGGCTGCTTGGATGCAG TTTATGATATCACCATTGGGTATAAAAACCGATGCCCAACTTTCTTAGATAATGCCTTTGGGGTTGCCCCATCTGAAGTTCATATTCATGTTCAGCGTATTGGAGTGAACGATATTTCAACATCTGAAGAAAAGGTTAGTTCTTGGTTAATTGACAGATTTTCCATAAAGGACAAATTGCTCTCAGATTTTTACTCGCAAGGCTGTTTCCCTCACCAAGGAATAGAAGGAGACCTTCCTACTATACCGTGCTTAGTTAACGCATTTGGGGTGATCACCTTGACCTCTGCATGTATATTCTTAACCATTGTCTCATCATTGTGGTTCAAAGTATACATATCATTGGTGTGTGCATATCTAGGATCGGCTACTTATTTTAATATCCGGCCATCACCCATTTTCACCTTGTAA
- the LOC122598362 gene encoding mitochondrial import receptor subunit TOM6 homolog, whose translation MFPGMFMRKPDKEVALKELRFHVALFGSWVVAIRAAPYILHYFSDNKDELVLDF comes from the coding sequence atgtTTCCAGGGATGTTTATGCGAAAACCAGACAAAGAGGTTGCTCTGAAAGAGCTTCGTTTCCATGTCGCCTTGTTCGGGTCATGGGTCGTTGCAATCCGGGCTGCTCCATACATTCTCCATTATTTCTCTGATAACAAAGATGAGCTCGTCCTTGATTTCTAA
- the LOC122595692 gene encoding uncharacterized protein LOC122595692, with protein MESFATRHKRCKSEQRIYEHKSTITASQHLKYKEVNNRKEAEKMQFQNTKELLNKEILQLEKELKDQYIIRKELEKAIVDQPLLHDPTNENSLLKPANDLIKEISILEFEVKHLEEHLLSLYRKAFQEYVIPVSKEPIEDSYVQRSHSSLSLRTNLPEKIVQEVLDSSHSLPLAMLERATDDLSCISLAENRDICVSANRLSEDMIRCISSIYCQFTDLPVVKQGFLSSPSNSSPRDEFVLWSPQCEGETTWIHNDSEPSMEFSESCLNVVEVKGICRNDHRWSKVENKERKYRSLVSQLEQIDPRTLTREEKLAFWINVHNALIMHAFLVYGTPRGALKRISLVLKASYNIGGHNISIGDIQRTILGCRLPQPGQWLQSLLFPKPKCKSRDVQKDFAVDHEQPLLYFALCSGSHSDPMVRIYTPKSIFQELEVAKEEYIYTNIKVPKGQKLFLPKLVELYMKDSSLCMNGFMDMIEHSVPEFYLKSFKLIRTGKSSKKIEWASHNFSFRYLIPSEFV; from the exons ATGGAATCATTTGCTACAAGACACAAACGTTGTAAGAG TGAGCAAAGAATCTATGAACACAAGAGCACCATTACAGCTTCCCAACATCTAAAGTATAAAGAGGTAAACAATCGCAAAGAAGCTGAAAAAATGCAGTTCCAGAACACCAAAGAATTGCTGAATAAAGAG ATTCTACAGCTTGAGAAGGAACTCAAGGATCAGTATATCATACGGAAAGAATTGGAGAAAGCAATCGTTGATCAACCTCTTTTACATGATCCAACTAACGAAAATTCACTTCTAAAG CCTGCTAATGATCTGATCAAGGAGATATCGATACTGGAATTTGAAGTTAAGCATTTGGAAGAGCATCTTCTTTCACTATATCGTAAAGCTTTCCAAGAATATGTAATTCCAGTATCAAAGGAACCTATTGAAGATTCTTATGTCCAGCGCAGCCACTCTTCGCTTTCGTTGAGAACAAATCTTCCTGAAAAAATTGTTCAAGAAGTCCTAGATTCGTCCCATTCGTTGCCATTAGCAATGCTAGAG CGTGCTACAGATGATTTATCATGTATTAGTCTAGCTGAGAATCGTGATATCTGTGTGTCTGCAAATCGTCTTTCTGAGGATATGATTAGGTGCATTTCTTCCATTTACTGTCAATTTACCGATCTGCCTGTGGTCAAGCAAGGCTTCCTTTCGTCACCTAGTAACTCTTCACCAAGAGACGAGTTTGTTCTGTGGAGCCCACAATGTGAAGGAGAAACAACATGGATACATAATGACTCTGAACCATCAATGGAATTTAGTGAGTCTTGCTTAAATGTGGTTGAGGTGAAAGGTATCTGCAGAAATGATCATCGATGGAGTAAAGTTGAGAATAAAGAACGGAAATATCG GTCTCTTGTTTCTCAATTAGAACAGATTGATCCTAGAACGTTGACACGTGAGGAAAAGCTAGCTTTCTGGATCAATGTTCATAACGCTCTCATAATGCAT GCATTCTTGGTTTATGGAACTCCACGCGGTGCTTTGAAGAGAATCTCTTTAGTCCTAAAG GCTTCTTATAATATTGGGGGTCATAATATTAGCATTGGTGACATCCAAAGAACAATACTTGGATGCAGGCTGCCTCAACCAGGACAA TGGCTCCAATCTTTGCTATTTCCAAAGCCTAAGTGCAAGTCGAGAGATGTACAAAAGGATTTTGCTGTAGATCACGAACAACCTCTCTTATACTTCGCTCTTTGTTCTGGAAGTCATTCTGATCCCATG GTACGAATCTACACGCCAAAGAGCATTTTCCAAGAGCTTGAAGTGGCTAAAGAAGAGTACATTTATACAAACATTAAAGTACCAAAAGGGCAGAAGTTGTTTCTCCCAAAACTAGTGGAACTATACATGAAAGATTCGAGTTTGTGTATGAACGGGTTCATGGATATGATTGAACATTCTGTGCCTGAGTTTTATCTAAAGAGCTTCAAGTTGATTCGAACAGGGAAATCTTCAAAGAAGATTGAGTGGGCCTCACATAACTTCAGTTTTCGATATCTGATTCCATCAGAATTTGTTTAA
- the LOC122595245 gene encoding probable CoA ligase CCL6: protein MSVYTVKVEDSRAADGQTPSAGPVYRCIYAKDGLMDLPPGYDSPWDFFSESVKRNPKNPALGRRQIIDGKAGGYSWLSYQDAYNSALRIASAIRSRSVNPGDRCGIYGPNCPEWIISMEACNSNGITYVPLYDTLGANAVEYIINHAEISLVFVQENKLPAILSCLPKCSSNLKTIVSFGKFSESQKKEAEEQGVDCFSWEDFSLMGSLEDELPAKNKTDICTIMYTSGTTGEPKGVILTNSAFMSEVLSMHQLLVETDKPGTEEDTYFSFLPLAHIFDQIVETYCIYSGSSIGFWQGDIRYLIEDLLVLKPTIFCGVPRVYDRIYTGIMAKISAGGAVRKALFDFAYNYKLWNLEKGIQQDKSAPLLDKLVFDKIKQGFGGRVRLMLSGAAPLPRHVEEFLRVTCCTVLSQGYGLTESCGGCFTSIANVYSMIGTVGVPMTTIEARLESVTDMGYDALGSVPRGEICLRGNTLFSGYHKREDLTKAVLVDGWFHTGDIGEWQADGAMKIIDRKKNIFKLSQGEYVAIESIESIYSRCPLVTSIWVYGNSFESFLVAVVVPDRMAIEEWAAKNNESGDYVSLCKNSNARKYVLDELNSEAQNNKLRGFEMLKAVHLEPLPFDFERDLITPTFKLKRQQLLKYYKDSIDQLYTEAKSSKK from the exons ATGTCTGTTTACACTGTTAAAGTTGAGGATTCAAGGGCGGCCGACGGACAAACCCCGTCAGCCGGCCCGGTTTATAGGTGCATTTATGCCAAGGATGGTCTCATGGACTTGCCTCCTGGTTATGATTCTCCTTGGGACTTTTTCAG TGAGTCCGTTAAAAGAAACCCGAAGAACCCTGCGCTTGGTCGACGTCAAATCATCGATGGGAAG GCTGGTGGCTATTCATGGTTATCATATCAAGATGCTTACAATTCTGCTTTACGTATTGCCTCAGCCATTCGAAGTCGATCTGTTAATCCT GGAGACAGGTGCGGTATATATGGACCTAACTGTCCTGAATGGATCATTTCTATGGAG GCTTGTAACAGCAATGGCATAACATATGTACCTTTATATGATACACTTG GTGCTAACGCGGTCGAGTACATCATCAACCATGCAGAAATTTCGTTAGTTTTTGTTCAAGAGAACAAGTTGCCTGCG ATCTTATCGTGTCTTCCAAAGTGCTCATCCAATCTGAAAA CTATCGTCAGCTTTGGGAAGTTCTCTGAATCACAAAAGAAGGAAGCAGAGGAACAAGGTGTTGATTGCTTCTCATGGGAAGATTTTTCTTTAATG GGAAGTTTGGAAGATGAACTACCTGCAAAAAATAAGACTGACATTTGCACAATAATGTACACAAGTGGAACAACCGGAGAACCAAAGGGTGTCATACTAACTAACAGTGCTTTCATGTCAGAAGTCTTGTCGATGCATCAACTACTTGTTGAAACAGATAAACCT GGCACAGAAGAAGATACATACTTCTCATTTCTTCCTTTGGCACATATATTTGATCAGATAGTTGAGACATATTGCATTTACAGTGGTTCCTCGATTGGGTTTTGGCAAGGA GATATTAGATATTTGATTGAGGACCTTCTTGTGTTGAAACCAACCATATTTTGTGGTGTTCCAAGAGTTTATGACCGCATTTATACTG GTATAATGGCGAAGATTTCAGCTGGGGGTGCTGTAAGGAAGGCATTATTTGATTTTGCATACAACTA TAAATTGTGGAACCTTGAAAAGGGAATACAACAAGACAAATCAGCCCCACTTTTGGACAAGCTTGTCTTCGATAAA ATTAAACAAGGGTTCGGAGGAAGGGTTCGTCTTATGTTATCTGGTGCTGCGCCTTTGCCTAGACATGTTGAAGAATTTTTGCGAGTGACATGTTGTACTGTCCTCTCGCAAGGATATG GACTTACTGAAAGTTGTGGTGGATGCTTTACATCCATAGCAAACGTGTACTCTATGATCGGAACTGTGGGTGTACCCATGACAACCATCGAGGCAAGGCTTGAGTCTGTAACAGATATGGGTTACGATGCACTTGGTAGTGTGCCACGTGGGGAAATTTGTCTAAGGGGAAACACACTATTTTCTGGGTACCACAAGCGAGAGGATCTTACTAAGGCTGTCCTTGTTGATGGCTGGTTCCATACAG GTGATATTGGGGAATGGCAGGCCGACGGGGCAATGAAAATCATTGACAGGAAAAAGAATATATTCAAGTTGTCCCAAGGGGAGTATGTTGCAATTGAAAGCATCGAAAGTATCTATTCACGGTGTCCTTTGGTAACCTCG ATTTGGGTGTATGGCAATAGTTTTGAATCTTTCCTTGTGGCGGTTGTGGTGCCCGATAGAATGGCAATCGAAGAATGGGCAGCAAAAAACAATGAATCAGGAGATTATGTATCATTGTGCAAGAACTCGAATGCTAGAAAATATGTTCTAGATGAGCTTAATTCTGAAGCTCAAAATAATAAA CTTCGTGGATTCGAGATGCTGAAAGCAGTTCATCTAGAGCCATTACCATTTGACTTCGAGAGGGATTTAATAACTCCAACATTTAAACTAAAGAGGCAGCAGCTCCTAAAATACTATAAG
- the LOC122597478 gene encoding putative lipid-transfer protein DIR1: protein MESYTKLVLLAIVLVAVVVTEPMATNGFPICGINTDDLKTCQPAVAKGVDPLPAPTAECCAALTNANVPCFCKLKDKNPTLFAIYGIDPKHCMELPAKCNLPQAASTHC, encoded by the coding sequence ATGGAATCCTACACAAAGCTAGTCCTTTTAGCCATTGTTCTGGTTGCAGTCGTTGTAACCGAACCAATGGCTACAAATGGTTTCCCGATATGTGGGATAAACACCGACGATCTAAAGACTTGTCAACCCGCAGTAGCAAAAGGCGTAGACCCTCTCCCAGCACCAACGGCAGAGTGTTGCGCTGCCTTGACTAACGCAAATGTGCCGTGTTTCTGCAAGCTAAAAGATAAAAATCCAACCTTGTTCGCCATTTATGGTATCGACCCCAAACATTGCATGGAGCTTCCGGCAAAATGTAACCTACCACAAGCAGCTAGCACCCATTGCTAG
- the LOC122595731 gene encoding plastid division protein PDV2, producing MDEEGIGLVLARASELRSKISNSIHNFQDPTTETTQQEVADDEDEDESESLLNIRDSLEALEAQLSSLQALQQQQWYEKEASLAEIDYSRKKLLEKLKAYKGEELEVIHEATAFASSTVDMENNDLLLPPYPTRPTTSLASENGYLSHFSVTNKIPHNDPPTSDPEGSVQSTSESSLKGLKQIIGAAVKTAFTFVGFVAVMHLSGFEPRLNRRWNESKVLGMGQEQGNEEIKETMAKCPPGKVLVVENGITRCLVKERVEIPFKSDVTLPDVSYGWG from the exons ATGGATGAAGAGGGTATCGGGTTAGTACTTGCTCGAGCTTCGGAGCTCCGATCCAAAATCTCTaattccatccacaattttcaAGACCCAACAACAGAAACCACACAACAAGAAGTtgctgatgatgaagatgaagatgaatcCGAAAGCCTTTTGAACATTCGAGATTCCCTCGAAGCTCTCGAAGCTCAACTTTCTTCTTTGCAG GcattacaacaacaacaatggtATGAAAAAGAAGCATCTCTTGCTGAGATCGATTATAGTCGCAAAAAGTTGCTAGAAAAGCTAAAAGCATACAAAGGTGAGGAGTTGGAGGTCATACACGAAGCTACTGCTTTTGCCAGCTCAACAGTAGATATGGAAAACAACGATCTTCTTCTCCCCCCTTACCCAACCCGTCCAACTACATCTTTAGCCTCCGAGAATGGTTATCTGTCACATTTCTCTGTAACAAACAAAATCCCTCACAATGACCCTCCAACTAGTGATCCAGAGGGTAGCGTCCAATCAACTTCCGAAAGCTCATTGAAAGGTTTGAAACAAATTATTGGGGCAGCTGTAAAGACGGCATTTACCTTTGTTGGTTTTGTAGCTGTTATGCATTTGTCTGGTTTTGAACCAAGGCTCAATAGAAGATGGAATGAATCCAAAGTTTTGGGTATGGGTCAAGAACAGGGGAATGAAGAAATCAAGGAAACAATGGCCAAGTGTCCACCTGGGAAGGTTCTGGTTGTTGAAAATGGCATAACACGCTGCCTTGTGAAAGAAAGAGTGGAAATCCCATTCAAATCCGATGTTACATTACCTGATGTAAGTTATGGGTGGGGGTAa
- the LOC122598688 gene encoding uncharacterized protein LOC122598688 has protein sequence MKYNEISHISHPEHLLQYDYTQVPFKCDGCNEPGIGSNYKCTTCNHDLHVHCALPSPSISHPFYRKCTFEFLTTPPGSLPRYCNACQKDITGYVYHCKDCGFDLHPCCAKLPTMLNDGEIKLYLCRKVRSACHKCGKKGRSWSYRSTCKKYNLHVACAKEMLVESWHDIYYGVVYGENNNYNGDMYGRSWNLETKIPSLKGTLQSYHKKSRKKMKKCCQIAGLAVQFVISAVLGDPTTLIVGVVAALMSK, from the coding sequence ATGAAATACAATGAGATCTCTCATATTAGCCACCCCGAACACCTGCTCCAATACGACTATACCCAAGTCCCATTCAAGTGTGATGGATGCAATGAACCTGGAATAGGATCCAACTACAAGTGCACCACATGCAACCATGACTTACATGTCCATTGTGCCCTTCCATCACCTTCAATCTCCCATCCTTTCTACAGAAAATGTACCTTTGAATTCCTCACCACGCCACCAGGATCATTACCCCGCTACTGCAACGCATGTCAAAAAGACATTACTGGGTATGTGTACCACTGCAAGGATTGTGGTTTCGACCTACACCCATGTTGTGCAAAGCTCCCGACCATGTTGAATGATGGTGAGATTAAGCTGTACTTGTGCCGCAAAGTGAGGTCAGCCTGccacaaatgtggtaagaaaggacGCAGTTGGAGTTATAGGTCAACATGCAAAAAGTATAACTTACATGTGGCATGTGCAAAGGAGATGTTGGTGGAGAGTTGGCACGATATATATTATGGAGTCGTGTATGGGGAGAACAACAATTATAACGGTGACATGTATGGAAGAAGTTGGAATTTAGAGACTAAAATTCCCAGCTTAAAAGGGACACTACAAAGTTATCATAAAAAAAGtagaaagaaaatgaagaaatgCTGTCAAATAGCTGGTTTAGCAGTGCAGTTTGTGATATCAGCAGTTCTTGGTGATCCCACTACCCTAATTGTTGGTGTTGTTGCTGCTTTAATGTCAAAATAG